In Helianthus annuus cultivar XRQ/B chromosome 9, HanXRQr2.0-SUNRISE, whole genome shotgun sequence, the following are encoded in one genomic region:
- the LOC118481983 gene encoding ankyrin repeat-containing protein ITN1-like gives MLLRICMKLSVFKNYKEKMERRSVARALLDIVCEKIKFSNDTSSYPAFYTEPIIEAIRRDASDVVEKIVNWFPSAAMVFDEDGNNISQAAFKNRASRVAALVINTSIAKHTSLSQKIKDDHCGNNFLHYVARLGPSKKLNLLSSPPFQLQLELRWFKLAQEKVPEGLMEKNCFGETPEMVFTKEHKELLVECGNWMKSTANSHALTATIIITIMFAAAITVPGGNDEKNKGVPNFNGKPAFIVFEASIVIAMVTAYLSMLLFSTILNARFTEQDFHIRRPLALMVASVSLLLSAMFSMVAFGAALSLIFGMEIPWALGFIAALIGIPMAISSNFYSNLLHDWIHNESEFSSITFSGRLNLLGRILI, from the exons ATGCTTCTTCGGATTTGCATGAAGCTATCAG TATTCAAGAATTACAAAGAGAAAATGGAAAGACGGTCGGTTGCTAGAGCCTTGTTAGACATTGTTTGTGAAAAGATAAAATTTTCAAATGACACCAGCTCTTACCCAGCTTTTTACACGGAGCCAATTATAGAAGCTATAAGGCGAGATGCAAGCGATGTTGTAGAGAAAATTGTCAATTGGTTTCCAAGTGCAGCTATGGTTTTCGATGAAGATGGTAACAACATTAGCCAGGCTGCTTTTAAGAACCGTGCGTCCAGGGTTGCTGCTCTAGTAATTAACACATCTATAGCTAAGCATACAAGTCTCTCTCAGAAAATCAAAGACGACCATTGTGGGAATAATTTCCTGCATTATGTTGCAAGATTAGGGCCTTCCAAGAAACTCAATCTTCTATCAAGTCCCCCTTTCCAGTTGCAGCTTGAGTTAAGATGGTTTAAG TTAGCTCAGGAAAAGGTGCCTGAAGGCCTCATGGAGAAAAACTGTTTTGGAGAAACACCTGAAATGGTATTTACAAAGGAGCACAAGGAGTTGTTGGTTGAGTGTGGAAACTGGATGAAGAGTACTGCAAACTCCCACGCACTTACTGCCACAATAATCATCACAATCATGTTTGCCGCAGCAATTACTGTACCAGGAGGAAATGATGAAAAAAATAAAGGAGTCCCAAATTTTAACGGCAAACCTGCATTCATTGTATTTGAAGCGTCGATTGTTATAGCCATGGTGACAGCATATCTTTCTATGTTATTGTTCTCGACAATCCTGAATGCTCGTTTCACGGAACAGGACTTCCACATCCGTCGACCTCTAGCCTTGATGGTTGCTTCGGTGAGCCTATTATTGTCCGCCATGTTCTCTATGGTGGCCTTCGGGGCAGCATTGTCCCTTATTTTCGGGATGGAGATTCCATGGGCTCTTGGTTTTATAGCTGCATTGATAGGCATACCCATGGCGATTTCATCCAATTTCTACTCTAATCTCCTCCATGACTGGATACATAACGAGAGTGAGTTTTCGAGTATTACTTTTTCCGGCCGTCTCAATTTGTTGGGTCGAATCTTAATTTGA